One genomic window of Panicum hallii strain FIL2 chromosome 6, PHallii_v3.1, whole genome shotgun sequence includes the following:
- the LOC112897179 gene encoding uncharacterized protein LOC112897179, with product MRAISTAAAAAGGMLRARLRSASRVRGGGEGAGRWTTPGHEERPKGYLFNRPPPPPGESRKWEDWELPCYVTSFLTVVILGVGLNAKPDLTIETWAHQKALERLQQQELAAASAAGDGDAE from the coding sequence ATGCGGGCGATCtcgacggccgcggcggcggcgggcggcatgCTGCGCGCGCGGCTCCGCTCGGCGTCCCGCGTGCgcggtggcggcgagggcgcgggGCGGTGGACGACGCCGGGGCACGAGGAGCGGCCCAAGGGGTACCTCTTcaaccgcccgccgccgccgccgggggagtcgcggaagtgggaggattgggAGCTGCCCTGCTACGTCACCTCCTTCCTCACCGTCGTCATCCTCGGCGTCGGCCTCAACGCCAAGCCCGACCTCACAATCGAGACCTGGGCGCACCAGAAGGCGCTCGAGCGCCTCCAGCAGCAGGAGCTGGCCGCCGCATCTGCCGCGGGCGATGGAGACGCCGAGTGA
- the LOC112898339 gene encoding DNA damage-repair/toleration protein DRT100-like, with protein MHGDAWRGIARPGVVLDSSWPTFASSPLRTAPLPSTRAKAKPAMATAKASPAVLLALAAALAVLVVPAAAACSAADRDALLSIRAALTEARLGVFSSWAGTDCCAGWYGVACDPTDGRVADLSLRGEAEDAVMAPAGRPASGVMSGYISDAVCRLGRLSSLVLADWKQISGPVPSCVATDLPYLRILELPGNRLTGGIPPSVGALSRLTVLNLADNLLSGPIPGSITSLASLKHLDLANNQLTGHVPADLGKLALLSRALLGRNRLLGPIPPSVSSMPRLADLDLSENQLTGSIPDGLGSGHVLTSLYLGANRLSGSIPASLLRNSGLGILNLSRNALEGAVPDVFTPRSYFMLLDLSRNRLSGGVPRSLTSAAYVGHLDLSHNRLCGAIPAGPPFDHLDADSFGGNTCLCGGPLGKCT; from the exons ATGCACGGCGACGCATGGAGAGGCATCGCGCGCCCCGGCGTGGTCCTGGACTCCTCGTGGCCGACG TTTGCGAGCTCGCCACTCCGCACTGCGCCGCTGCCGTCCACTCGAGCCAAAGCCAAACCCGCAATGGCGACGGCGAAGGCATCTCCCGCCGTGCTCCTGGCGCTGGCCGCGGCCCTCGCGGTGCTCGTCGTCCCTGCTGCGGCGGCGTGCTCGGCGGCGGACCGCGACGCGCTGCTGTCGATCCGCGCGGCGCTGACGGAGGCGCGCCTGGGCGTGTTCTCGTCGTGGGCGGGCACCGACTGCTGCGCCGGCTGGTACGGCGTGGCCTGCGACCCCACCGACGGCCGCGTCGCGGACCTCTCCCTCCGCGGCGAGGCCGAGGACGCCGTGATGGCCCCTGCGGGGCGCCCGGCGTCGGGCGTCATGTCCGGGTACATCTCCGACGCCGTGTGCCGGCTGGGCCGCCTCTCGTCGCTCGTGCTCGCCGACTGGAAGCAGATCTCCGGGCCCGTCCCGTCCTGCGTCGCCACGGACCTCCCCTACCTCCGCATCCTCGAGCTCCCCGGCAACCGCCTCACCGGCGGGATCCCGCCGTCCGTCGGCGCCCTCTCCCGCCTCACCGTGCTCAACCTCGCCGACAACCTTCTCTCGGGCCCCATCCCGGGCTCCATCACCTCCCTCGCCTCCCTCAAGCACCTCGACCTCGCCAACAACCAGCTCACCGGTCACGTCCCCGCCGACCTCGGCAAGCTCGCCTTGCTCAGCCGCGCGCTGCTCGGGCGGAACCGGCTGTTGGGCCCCATCCCGCCGTCGGTGTCGTCCATGCCCCGGCTCGCCGACCTCGACCTCTCCGAGAACCAGCTCACCGGCTCCATCCCGGACGGCCTCGGCTCCGGCCACGTGCTCACCTCGCTGTACCTCGGCGCGAACCGGCTGTCGGGGAGCATCCCGGCGAGCCTGCTCCGGAACAGCGGGCTCGGGATCCTGAACCTGAGCCGGAACGCCCTGGAGGGCGCCGTGCCGGACGTGTTCACGCCGCGCTCCTACTTCATGCTGCTGGACCTGTCGCGGAACCGGCTCAGCGGTGGCGTGCCGCGGTCGCTGACCTCGGCGGCCTACGTGGGGCACCTGGACCTCAGCCACAACCGGCTCTGCGGCGCCATCCCCGCAGGCCCGCCGTTCGACCACCTCGACGCCGACTCGTTCGGCGGCAACACCTGCCTCTGCGGCGGGCCACTCGGCAAGTGCACGTGA